Within the Desulforhopalus sp. genome, the region AGAAGTGGCTGGTCCCGGTAAAACAGTTCGCCGCCGCTCGGCAGGTCAAGGGTGCCGAGAATCTGCAGGAGGGTGGTTTTGCCCGAGCCTGAGGCACCGATGACCCCGGTCATTTCGCCCGCTTCGATGGAAAGCGATACCCCGTTGAGGACTGTCAGGGCGGTGGCCCCGGTGCCATAGATTTTGGTGATATTATGCGCGGAAAAAAGAGCCATCAGGAGAGCACCTCGGCAGGCTGGACGGCGGAGGCCTTCCAAGAGGGATAGAGGGTCGCCAGCAAGGTGATCACAATGGAACTGACGGCAATAATAGTGACATCGAGCGGCAGCACCTTGATGGGCAGGGTGGTCATCGGGTAGACGTTGGACGGCAGCTCGATGAATTTGTAGCGGGATAACAGTTCGCATAAACCTAGACCGCCGGCGACTCCGAGGGTCGTGCCGGCCACGGCGATGACCATGCCCTGCAGGAAAAAGATCCGCATGATTGCCTGCGAGGTTGCTCCCATCGACTTGAGAATGGCAATATCCTTACTCTTTTCCATGACAACCATGACCAGGGCGCTGATGATATTCAAAGCGGCCACGAGGATGATCATCGCCATGGCGATGAACATGCCGATCTTCTCCAACTTGAAGGCGGCATAGAGGTTGCGGTTCATCATCATCCAGTCCTTGGCGATATAGCCCGGACCGATCTTTTCGGCGATCCGGGTGGCGATTTTACCGGCATTGTTCAGCTCCGATTTCTTCACCGCCACCTCAATGCCGTGGACGACATCGCCGATGCCGAGAAAGCTCTGCACGTCGCCAATCGACATATAGGCCAGGGTGGAGTCGTATTCGAACATGCCGGTTTCGAAGATGCCGGATATCCGACAGGTCTTGATCTTCGGGATGACGCCCATGGGGGTGAGCGGGCCGGATGGCGATATCAGTTTCACCCGGTCACCGACCCGCACCCGCAGATCCTGGGCGAGATTTTTACCAAGGATAACATTGGGGATGCCGGTGGCTGGATCGGAGATGAGGTCGTCGATTGACCCTTCGGTCATCTGATTGGGAAGGCTGATGACACTTTTGGCGGTGGACGGTTCAATGCCGCGTAGTACTACGCCGGTGCCGCTGCTGGCGCTGCTCAATAGGGTTTGGGAGAACAGGTAAGGGGTAGAGCCGGTGACCTCACTGACCGTGCGGATGCGTTCCCGGGTCAGTTCGTATTCCTGGATCGTCCCGCCCATGCGCTGGACGATGATATGGGAGTTGACACCCAGGATTTGGTCGCGCAGGCCGTCGGTGAAGCCGGAAAATACCGCCAGCACAACGATGAGGGCGATGACCCCGACGGTGATCCCAGCAACCGAGATCAGCGAGATCAAAGAGATAAAGCCATGCCGATGTTTGGCCCGGAGATAGCGCAGGCCAATAAACCATTCGAATATCATCAAGTTTTTCCTGTTGCCTAGTTTTCGACGCCTTCTTCTTTGTCCGTCTGCAGCCCAGCCTCGGGCTTGAGGTGGGGAAAGAGAATGACATCGCGGATGGACGGTGCATCAGTGAGAAGCATTACCAGGCGGTCAATGCCGATGCCTTCGCCTGCCGCTGAGGGCATGCCGTATTCCAGGGCGCGGATATAGTCGGCGTCGAGCTCGGGGTGGATTTCATCATCGTCGCCACGGTCGGCGATCTGTTTCTCAAAGCGGCTCAGCTGATCCCTGGGGTCGTTGAGTTCGCTAAAGCCATTGGCCAGCTCACGGCCGGTGATAAACAGCTCAAAGCGGTCGGTGACCGAGGGGTCCAGGTCGTTGCGCCGCGCCAGGGGTGAAACCTCGGTCGGGTAGGAGGTGATAAAAGTTGGGTTGATAAGCTTTTCCTCAACCAGCAATTCAAAGAGTTCGGTCTTTGCCTTGCCGGGTCCGGCAGTGTCATCGAGCTTGATGCCCTTCTCTTTGGCAAGGGCCAGCACCTTGGCCTCGTCGGCGAGAATCTCCGGGCTGATACCGGCCACCTCAGTCAATGCTTGGTCCATGGTCAACTTTGTCCAGGGCGGTGTCAGGTCGACCTCTGTTCCCTGGTAGGTGATGCGCATGGTGCCGTTTACTTTTTGGCAGATACCGGAAATCATCTCTTCAGTAAGGGTAATGAGATCT harbors:
- a CDS encoding lipoprotein-releasing ABC transporter permease subunit, with protein sequence MIFEWFIGLRYLRAKHRHGFISLISLISVAGITVGVIALIVVLAVFSGFTDGLRDQILGVNSHIIVQRMGGTIQEYELTRERIRTVSEVTGSTPYLFSQTLLSSASSGTGVVLRGIEPSTAKSVISLPNQMTEGSIDDLISDPATGIPNVILGKNLAQDLRVRVGDRVKLISPSGPLTPMGVIPKIKTCRISGIFETGMFEYDSTLAYMSIGDVQSFLGIGDVVHGIEVAVKKSELNNAGKIATRIAEKIGPGYIAKDWMMMNRNLYAAFKLEKIGMFIAMAMIILVAALNIISALVMVVMEKSKDIAILKSMGATSQAIMRIFFLQGMVIAVAGTTLGVAGGLGLCELLSRYKFIELPSNVYPMTTLPIKVLPLDVTIIAVSSIVITLLATLYPSWKASAVQPAEVLS